The sequence GTTCGTCATGCAGATCACGGACGCGTCCGGCAGCCAGTTCTGCGGCGGCACCCTGGTGTCCGCCACCAAGGTGGTGACGGCCGCGCACTGCATGGCCGGCGAGACCCCCGACAGTGTCCGCGTCGTCGGCGGCCGTACCAAGCTCAACGGTACCGACGGCACGGTGAGCAAGGTCAGCAAGATCTGGGTGAACCCGGACTACACGGACGCCACCAACGGCGACGACGTGTCCGTGCTGACCCTGTCGACGTCGATGCCGTACCAGCCGGTGTCGTACGTCTCCTCCTCCCAGACGGGTGTGTACGCGGCCGGTACCACGGCGCGGATCCTCGGCTGGGGCACGACTTCGGAGAACGGCAGCTCCTCCAACCAGCTGCGGACCGCGACCGTACCGGTCGTGTCCGACGCGAGCTGCCGTTCCGCCTACGGTTCGGACTACGTGCAGTCCGACATGGTGTGCGCCGGATACAGCTCCGGCGGCGTAGACACCTGCCAGGGCGACAGCGGCGGTCCCCTGCTCATCGGGGGCGTCCTGGCAGGGATCACTTCTTGGGGCGAGGGGTGCGCGGAGGCGGGTTACCCGGGTGTCTACACCCGGCTGGCCACC is a genomic window of Streptomyces sp. WP-1 containing:
- a CDS encoding trypsin-like serine protease: MFGPTRARRTAAILVATAAAATTALLASPTASAAPQPIVGGTTTTTTAYPFVMQITDASGSQFCGGTLVSATKVVTAAHCMAGETPDSVRVVGGRTKLNGTDGTVSKVSKIWVNPDYTDATNGDDVSVLTLSTSMPYQPVSYVSSSQTGVYAAGTTARILGWGTTSENGSSSNQLRTATVPVVSDASCRSAYGSDYVQSDMVCAGYSSGGVDTCQGDSGGPLLIGGVLAGITSWGEGCAEAGYPGVYTRLATFSDQVTAQVNS